One Hordeum vulgare subsp. vulgare chromosome 4H, MorexV3_pseudomolecules_assembly, whole genome shotgun sequence DNA window includes the following coding sequences:
- the LOC123449079 gene encoding anthranilate synthase alpha subunit 2, chloroplastic produces the protein MESLAAATFSPSRLAARLAPPATAPTAAGRSRAVAAGGRRGSRRGSAGLRCSSASARASATPVINGSAAAKAEEEDRRRFFEAAARGTGKGNLVPVWECIVSDHLTPVLAYRCLVPEDDMDTPSFLFESVEQGHEGTTNVGRYSMVGAHPVMEVVAKENKVTIMDHEKAEVTEKIMDDPMEVPRSIMEGWHPQEIDQLPEAFSGGWVGFFSYDTVRYVEKKKIPFSGAPHDDRNLPDVHLGLYDDVLVFDNVEKKVYVIHWVSVDRHASTEEAYKHGRSRLKRLLSKVHNANVPKLSPGFVKLHTRQFGTPLNKSTMTSDEYKSAVMQAKEHILAGNIFQIVLSQRFERRTYATPFEVYRALRIVNPSPYMAYVQARGCILVASSPEILTKVEKGKVINRPLAGTTRRGKTEHEDKLQEEQLLSDQKQCAEHIMLVDLGRNDVGKVSKSGSVKVEKLMNIERYSHVMHISSTVSGELDERLESWDALRAALPVGTVSGAPKVKAMELIDQLEVTRRGPYSGGLGGISFDGDMLIALALRTIVFSTAPSHNTMYSYKNSDRRREWVAHLQAGAGIVADSIPEDEQKECENKAAALARAIDLAESAFVDKE, from the exons ATGGaatccctagccgccgccacgttCTCGCCCTCGCGCCTCGCCGCCCGACTCGCTCCGCCCGCGACGGCGCCGACGGCGGCGGGCAGATCGAGGGCAGTGGCGgcaggagggaggagggggagcaggAGGGGGAGCGCCGGCCTGAGGTGCTCGTCGGCGAGCGCGAGGGCGAGCGCGACCCCGGTGATCAATGGGAGCGCCGCCgcgaaggcggaggaggaggaccggAGGCGCTTCttcgaggcggcggcgcgggggacCGGGAAGGGCAACCTGGTGCCCGTGTGGGAGTGCATCGTGTCGGACCACCTCACCCCCGTGCTCGCCTACCGCTGCCTCGTCCCCGAGGACGACATGGACACCCCCAGCTTCCTCTTCGAGTCCGTCGAGCAGGGGCACGAGGGGACCACCAACGTG GGTCGTTACAGCATGGTGGGAGCGCACCCGGTGATGGAGGTCGTGGCCAAGGAGAACAAGGTCACCATCATGGACCACGAGAAGGCTGAGGTGACGGAGAAGATCATGGATGATCCCATGGAAGTTCCCAGGAGCATAATGGAGGGATGGCACCCGCAGGAGATCGACCAGCTCCCTGAAGCCTTCAGTG GTGGATGGGTTGGGTTCTTTTCCTATGATACAGTCCGCTATGTCGAAAAGAAGAAAATACCTTTCTCTGGTGCTCCCCACGACGATAGGAACCTTCCTGATGTTCACTTGGGGCTTTACGATGATGTTCTTGTCTTTGACAATGTTGAGAAG aaagtttatgtcatcCATTGGGTAAGTGTGGACCGACATGCATCCACTGAAGAAGCATACAAACATGGCAGGTCCCGGTTGAAGCGGTTGCTTTCTAAAGTTCACAATGCCAACGT CCCCAAGCTCTCTCCAGGATTTGTGAAGCTACATACTCGGCAGTTCGGTACACCCTTGAACAAATCGACCATGACAAGTGATGAGTACAAGAGTGCTGTTATGCAGGCTAAGGAGCATATTCTGGCCGGCAATATTTTCCAGATTGTTTTAAGCCAGCGTTTTGAGAGGCGAACTTATGCCACTCCATTTGAGGTTTACCGAGCTTTACGAATTGTCAACCCAAGCCCATACATGGCATATGTGCAG GCGAGAGGCTGTATCCTGGTAGCATCTAGTCCTGAAATTCTTACAAAAGTCGAGAAG GGAAAGGTTATTAACCGGCCACTTGCTGGGACTACCCGACGGGGCAAGACAGAGCATGAAGATAAATTGCAAGAGGAACAACTATTAAGTGATCAAAAGCAATGTGCTGAACACATTATGCTTGTAGACTTGGGAAGGAATGATGTTGGCAAG GTATCCAAATCTGGGTCTGTAAAGGTGGAGAAGTTGATGAACATCGAGCGGTACTCCCATGTCATGCACATCAGCTCCACG GTTAGTGGAGAGTTAGATGAACGTCTCGAAAGCTGGGATGCACTGCGAGCAGCATTGCCTGTTGGAACAGTCAGTGGGGCACCAAAG GTAAAAGCCATGGAGTTAATAGATCAGTTGGAAGTCACAAGACGAGGACCATACAGTGGTGGCTTAGGAGGAATATCATTTGACGGTGACATGCTTATCGCTCTTGCTCTCCGCACCATCGTATTCTCAACAGCTCCAAGCCACAATACGATGTACTCGTACAAAAACTCAGATCGGCGCCGAGAATGGGTTGCTCACCTTCAGGCTGGTGCGGGCATTGTTGCTGATAGTATCCCAGAGGATGAGCAAAAAGAATGTGAGAATAAGGCAGCTGCCCTAGCTCGGGCTATTGATCTTGCAGAGTCAgcttttgtagacaaagaatag